In a single window of the Anguilla rostrata isolate EN2019 chromosome 4, ASM1855537v3, whole genome shotgun sequence genome:
- the LOC135253751 gene encoding vitellogenin-like isoform X1, producing MSRSLHIPLAMRAVVLALTLALVAGQQTAPTPDFGTSKTYVYKYEAVLLGGLPEAGLARAGVKVSSKILISGVAPNTYLLKLMDPQIFEYSGIWPTDPFVPAAKLTQALAAQLLIPIRFEYTNGVVGRVFAPEGVSATVLNVHRGILNILQLNIKKTQNVYELQEAGAQGTCKTDYIISEDAKAERIYITKSKDLNNCQERIMQDIGMAYTETCAHCQQNGKNLRGAAAYNYVMKPTAAGALIAEATVQELHQFTPFNEMTGAAQMEARQVLTFLETQNAAVQPIQAEYIARGSLAYEFASEILQTPIQLIRISNAQAQIVEILNHLVANNMAAVHEDAPLKFVQLVQLLRVASYKSIDAIWAQSKANPDLRRWILDAVPAIGTPVALQFLEEKFLAGDVTTAEGAQALLTAVQLVKADQSTIELAASLVFNPKIQTNPILRELAMLGYGSMVYKFCAAHPSCPADVMKPVHDIAAEAIDKANVTEITLALKVMGNAGHPASLKTIMKLLPGFGTAAAALPTSVHADAVMALRNVAKFERKRVQGEALKLFMDRANHPEVRMVASIVLFETRPTMGLVTSMANALKKEDNLQVASFTYSHMKALTRSTAPEFAPVAAACNVAVKLLSPKLDRLSYRYSKAIHLDAYSTNLMAGAAASAFLVNDAATILPRAVVAKLRAYFAGAAANVLEFGARAEGIQEALLKTPGAAAGTVGGANKINRMRRVLKALADWKAAPGNEPLASMYFKLFGQEIAFLNMDKAMIDQAMQYTADTPAADADAMLKRVLNALQSGAAIQWAKPLLAAEVRRIFPTAAGVPMELSLYTAAVAAAAANIKAILTPAPAEAFHLSQLLNTDIHLEAEITPSFAMHTFGVMGVNTAFIQAAVMARAKVHTILPLKFAARIDIAQGNYKFEALPVQAPDHIAAVRFETFAVARNVEDAAAARSTPMVPAALAAQLSKEKFTSKAADSAVGGFSRSSEIIYNDANAGPKVKAISARVQQMYCGSSSTFGLTACVEVASQNAAFMRNSPLYTLVGKHAVIAAIKPAAAAEAAIEKVQIEIQYGPEAASKIIKLITLKDGEETPEGKGVLLKLKKILATGNQNRMRNVTSSSSSSSSHRALSLSKSSHSSSSSSSSSSSAASQHKKNSKHQASASKIKQTPSSSSSSSSSSSSSSRKSKSPKGSKKVSARSWSSSRSVSSSSSSMSHAEIYDYKFTKNHIHQHAASKGASRGRMSSSSRTSSTGNSKASRSLSSSASGSRSSSASSRSSASSFQAIYNKNRYLGDSVPSAMAITVRAVRADGKKQGYQIEAYKDAAAARVQIIMAALAENENWKLCADGIMLSKHKVMAKFGWGAECQEYAAVVKAETGMMGASPAARVKLEWTKIPRAAKHYAHKIAAYVPGAALMAGINQGRPRNRAGQIKFTAAATSERTFNFIMKTPRMTLYKLAVALPFALPFGAGAAARPDQSIPSRIAEVNGVQCSLANDTLTTFNNRRYRNEMPISCYQVLAQDCTPELKFMILMKKDPVSEQQHFTVKLDDMDVDLYPSDSVLRMKINGKEVPTTSLPYEHPTGSIVIGQNGDGLSLYAASHGLHEVYFDKNTWKVRAADWMKGQTCGMCGKADGEVRQEFRTPSGRLTKNAVSFAHSWVLPAESCRDASQCYIKQESVKLEKQMILDGQESKCYSVEPVLRCLPGCSPQRTTPVTVGFHCIPTDSRVNMSGGLNSIGEKSIDLRETVEAHLACRCTDECA from the exons ATGTCCAGGAGTCTTCACATCCCTTTGGCCATGAGAGCAGTTGTTCTTGCCCTGACTCTAGCCCTTGTGG CGGGTCAACAGACTGCCCCAA CACCAGACTTTGGCACCAGTAAGACCTATGTGTATAAGTATGAAGCAGTGCTTCTGGGAGGTCTGCCTGAGGCAGGCCTGGCCAGAGCTGGAGTGAAAGTCAGCAGCAAGATTCTCATCAGTGGGGTCGCCCCGAATACCTACTTGCTCAAG CTCATGGACCCTCAGATCTTTGAGTACAGTGGCATCTGGCCCACAGACCCATTTGTCCCAGCTGCAAAGCTCACCCAGGCCCTAGCTGCTCAGCTGCTTATTCCCATCAGGTTTGAGTACACTAACGGTGTCGTAGGGAGGGTGTTTGCCCCTGAAGGAGTCTCTGCAACAGTTCTAAATGTCCACAGAGGTATCCTGAACATTCTTCAGCTCAACATCAAAAAGACCCAAAATGTGTATGAGCTGCAAGAG GCTGGTGCTCAAGGAACTTGCAAGACTGACTACATTATCAGTGAAGACGCAAAGGCAGAGCGCATTTACATTACCAAGTCCAAAGATCTGAACAACTGCCAGGAGAGAATAATGCAGGATATTGGCATGGCATACACAGAGACATGTGCCCACTGTCAACAG AACGGAAAGAACCTGAGGGGAGCTGCGGCTTACAACTATGTCATGAAGCCAACTGCAGCTGGTGCTCTGATTGCTGAAGCAACTGTTCAGGAGCTTCACCAGTTCACACCTTTCAATGAGATGACTGGAGCAGCCCAAATGGAAGCCAG ACAAGTCCTGACTTTCCTTGAGACCCAGAATGCTGCAGTTCAGCCTATCCAGGCAGAATACATAGCTCGTGGGTCCTTGGCATATGAATTTGCATCTGAGATTCTCCAGACACCCATTCAACTCATAAGGATCAGTAATGCTCAGGCTCAG ATTGTGGAAATCCTGAATCACCTTGTGGCAAACAACATGGCTGCTGTCCACGAAGATGCTCCCCTGAAGTTTGTGCAGCTGGTTCAGCTCCTCCGTGTAGCCAGCTATAAGAGTATTGATGCCATATGGGCTCAATCCAAGGCTAACCCTGATTTAAG ACGTTGGATCCTGGATGCTGTCCCTGCCATTGGAACACCAGTTGCGCTACAGTTCCTCGAGGAGAAGTTCCTGGCTGGTGACGTTACCACAGCTGAGGGGGCTCAGGCACTGTTGACTGCCGTGCAACTGGTCAAGGCTGACCAGTCCACCATTGAACTTGCAGCC AGCCTGGTATTCAACCCCAAGATTCAGACAAACCCCATTCTGCGTGAACTTGCAATGCTTGGTTATGGCTCCATGGTCTATAAGTTCTGTGCTGCACACCCCAGCTGCCCAGCTGATGTCATGAAg CCTGTCCATGACATTGCTGCAGAAGCTATTGATAAAGCCAATGTGACTGAGATCACCCTGGCACTGAAAGTTATGGGAAATGCTGGTCATCCTGCCAGTCTCAAGACAATCATGAAGCTCCTGCCTGGATTTggcactgcagctgctgcactcCCAACCAGTGTCCATGCTGATGCTGTGATGGCCCTGAGGAATGTTGCCAAATTTGAGCGTAAACGG GTCCAGGGAGAGGCTTTGAAGCTGTTCATGGACAGAGCCAATCATCCAGAGGTGCGCATGGTGGCCAGTATTGTGCTGTTTGAGACCAGGCCAACCATGGGTCTGGTGACTTCTATGGCTAACGCTCTGAAGAAAGAAGACAACCTACAAGTGGCCAGCTTCACCTATTCACATATGAAGGCCCTGACCAGGAGCACTGCCCCTGAATTTGCCCCAGT TGCTGCTGCTTGTAATGTTGCTGTGAAGCTCCTGAGCCCCAAATTAGACAGACTGAGCTACCGTTACAGCAAAGCAATCCACCTTGATGCGTACAGCA ctaACCTAATGGCTGGAGCTGCTGCCAGCGCATTCCTTGTCAATGATGCTGCCACCATTTTACCCAGGGCTGTTGTGGCCAAATTGCGTGCCTACTTTGCAGGAGCAGCAGCTAATGTTCTAGAG tTTGGAGCTAGAGCTGAAGGAATTCAGGAGGCTCTATTGAAAACACCTGGCGCTGCTGCTGGTACTGTTGGTGGTGCAAACAAGATCAATAGGATGAGGCGTGTCTTGAAGGCT CTCGCAGACTGGAAAGCAGCACCAGGAAACGAACCACTGGCCTCCATGTACTTCAAACTGTTTGGTCAAGAAATTGCCTTCCTGAACATGGACAAAGCCATGATTGATCAGGCAATGCAG TACACGGCTGACACTCCTGCAGCAGATGCAGATGCAATGTTGAAGCGTGTGCTGAATGCACTGCAGTCTGGAGCTGCAATCCAGTGGGCCAAGCCCCTGCTGGCTGCTGAGGTGCGTCGCATCTTCCCCACTGCCGCTGGAGTTCCCATGGAATTGAGTCTGTacactgcagctgtagctgctgctgctgccaacA TCAAAGCTATcctcacacctgcacctgctgaAGCATTCCATCTTTCTCAGCTGTTGAACACTGATATTCATTTGGAAGCCGAGATTACCCCAAG CTTTGCCATGCACACATTTGGTGTTATGGGAGTGAATACTGCCTTTATTCAGGCTGCAGTTATGGCCAGAGCTAAAGTGCACACCATCCTCCCTCTGAAGTTTGCTGCAAGAATCGACATTGCTCAAGGCAACTACAAGTTTGAAGCTTTGCCTGTTCAGGCTCCGGATCATATTGCAGCTGTGCG CTTTGAGACCTTTGCTGTGGCAAGAAATGTGGaagatgctgctgctgctagaaGCACTCCAATGGTGCCTGCGGCTCTAGCAGCCCAGCTGTCCAAGGAGAAGTTCACATCAAAGGCAGCAGATTCTGCGGTTGGTGGTTTT TCAAGGTCATCTGAAATCATTTATAATGATGCCAATGCTGGACCAAAAGTGAAGGCCATATCTGCAAGGGTTCAGCAGATGTACTGTGGCTCTAGCTCAACCTTTGGGTTGACAGCATGTGTTGAGGTTGCATCCCAGAATGCTGCGTTTATGAGAAACAGCCCTCTTTACACACTGGTTGGAAAACATGCAGTCATCGCTGCCATTAAACCAG cagcagcagctgaagcagcCATCGAAAAAGTGCAGATTGAAATCCAGTATGGACCCGAGGCAGCCtcaaaaataatcaaactgaTCACTCTGAAAGATGGAGAGGAAACTCCGGAGGGAAAGGGTGTCctgctgaaactgaaaaagatcCTGGCCACTGGAAAT CAGAACCGAATGAGAAATGttaccagctcctcctccagctcctccagccacCGTGCACTGAGCCTCAGCAAGAGCAGCCATTCTTCTAGCTCTAGTTCCAGCTCTTCCTCTTCAGCTGCTTCTCAGCAcaagaaaaacagcaaacaccaggccAGTGCTAGCAAGATCAAGCAAACTcccagtagtagcagtagcagtagcagcagcagcagcagcagcagcagaaagagCAAGTCTCCCAAAGGCTCCAAGAAGGTCAGCGCCAGGTCCTGGAGTTCCAGTCGTTCTGTGAgttcctccagctccagcatGTCCCAC GCGGAAATCTACGACTACAAGTTCACCAAAAACCACATCCACCAG CATGCCGCCTCTAAAGGTGCATCCAGGGGCAGGATGTCCTCCAGTTCAAGAACCAGCAGCACTGGCAATAGCAAAGCCAGTCGAAGCCTGAGCAGCAGCGCCAGTGGAAGTCGGAGCAGCAGcgccagcagcaggagcagtgcTAGCAGCTTTCAGGCCATTTACAATAAG AACAGATACCTTGGAGATTCTGTGCCCTCTGCCATGGCCATTACTGTTCGTGCAGTGAGGGCTGATGGAAAGAAGCAAGGATACCAGATTGAAGCCTATAaggatgctgctgctgctagggTGCAGATCATTATGGCTGCTCTTGCTGAAAATGAGAACTGGAAGCTGTGCGCTGATGGCATCATGCTGAGCAAACACAAAGTCATG GCTAAGTTTGGCTGGGGAGCAGAATGCCAGGAATATGCAGCAGTTGTCAAGGCAGAGACTGGCATGATGGGTGCAAGCCCTGCAGCCCGCGTGAAGCTGGAATGGACCAAGATTCCCCGTGCTGCTAAGCACTATGCTCACAA GATCGCTGCTTACGTCCCTGGTGCTGCTCTCATGGCTGGAATAAATCAGGGCAGACCCAGGAACAGAGCGGGACAAATCAAATTTACTGCAGCTGCCACTTCTGAGAGGACCTTCAATTTCATAATGAAAACACCAAGG ATGACCCTGTATAAATTGGCTGTGGCCCTTCCCTTTGCCCTGCCTTttggagctggagctgctgctcgCCCAGATCAGAGCATTCCCAGTAGAATTGCTGAAGTCAATGGAG tgcagtgcagcctGGCCAATGATACCCTGACCACATTCAACaacagaaggtacagaaatgaaatgcCCATCTCTTGCTACCAAGTGCTGGCCCAGGACTGCACCCCAGAGCTTAAGTTCATGATTCTGATGAAGAAGGATCCAGTTTCTGAACAGCAACATTTCACTGTGAAGCTTGATGACAT GGATGTTGACCTGTACCCCAGTGACAGTGTATTGCGGATGAAGATCAACGGCAAGGAAGTACCTACCACCAGCTTACCTTATGAACATCCCACAG GTTCAATCGTCATTGGACAGAACGGTGATGGGCTGTCTCTCTATGCTGCCAGCCATGGCCTGCATGAAGTCTACTTTGACAAAAATACATGGAAG GTCAGAGCTGCTGATTGGATGAAGGGTCAGACTTGTGGAATGTGTGGAAAGGCTGATGGTGAAGTTAGACAGGAATTCCGCACTCCCAGCGGACGCTTGACCAAGAATGCTGTCAGCTTTGCCCATTCTTGGGTCCTTCCTGCAGAAAGCTGTCGTGATGCCAGCC AGTGCTACATAAAGCAGGAGTCAGTGAAGCTGGAGAAGCAGATGATTCTGGATGGACAGGAGTCTAAATGCTACTCTGTTGAGCCTGTGCTCCGCTGTCTGCCTGGCTGCAGCCCTCAGAGGACCACCCCTGTCACTGTTGGCTTCCACTGCATCCCCACTG ATTCCAGAGTGAACATGTCTGGGGGCCTGAACAGCATTGGTGAGAAGAGTATAGATCTTAGGGAAACAGTTGAAGCCCACCTGGCTTGCCGCTGCACAGATGAGTGTGCATAA
- the LOC135253751 gene encoding vitellogenin-like isoform X3: MSRSLHIPLAMRAVVLALTLALVAGQQTAPTPDFGTSKTYVYKYEAVLLGGLPEAGLARAGVKVSSKILISGVAPNTYLLKLMDPQIFEYSGIWPTDPFVPAAKLTQALAAQLLIPIRFEYTNGVVGRVFAPEGVSATVLNVHRGILNILQLNIKKTQNVYELQEAGAQGTCKTDYIISEDAKAERIYITKSKDLNNCQERIMQDIGMAYTETCAHCQQNGKNLRGAAAYNYVMKPTAAGALIAEATVQELHQFTPFNEMTGAAQMEARQVLTFLETQNAAVQPIQAEYIARGSLAYEFASEILQTPIQLIRISNAQAQIVEILNHLVANNMAAVHEDAPLKFVQLVQLLRVASYKSIDAIWAQSKANPDLRRWILDAVPAIGTPVALQFLEEKFLAGDVTTAEGAQALLTAVQLVKADQSTIELAASLVFNPKIQTNPILRELAMLGYGSMVYKFCAAHPSCPADVMKPVHDIAAEAIDKANVTEITLALKVMGNAGHPASLKTIMKLLPGFGTAAAALPTSVHADAVMALRNVAKFERKRVQGEALKLFMDRANHPEVRMVASIVLFETRPTMGLVTSMANALKKEDNLQVASFTYSHMKALTRSTAPEFAPVAAACNVAVKLLSPKLDRLSYRYSKAIHLDAYSTNLMAGAAASAFLVNDAATILPRAVVAKLRAYFAGAAANVLEFGARAEGIQEALLKTPGAAAGTVGGANKINRMRRVLKALADWKAAPGNEPLASMYFKLFGQEIAFLNMDKAMIDQAMQYTADTPAADADAMLKRVLNALQSGAAIQWAKPLLAAEVRRIFPTAAGVPMELSLYTAAVAAAAANIKAILTPAPAEAFHLSQLLNTDIHLEAEITPSFAMHTFGVMGVNTAFIQAAVMARAKVHTILPLKFAARIDIAQGNYKFEALPVQAPDHIAAVRFETFAVARNVEDAAAARSTPMVPAALAAQLSKEKFTSKAADSAVGGFSRSSEIIYNDANAGPKVKAISARVQQMYCGSSSTFGLTACVEVASQNAAFMRNSPLYTLVGKHAVIAAIKPAAAAEAAIEKVQIEIQYGPEAASKIIKLITLKDGEETPEGKGVLLKLKKILATGNNRMRNVTSSSSSSSSHRALSLSKSSHSSSSSSSSSSSAASQHKKNSKHQASASKIKQTPSSSSSSSSSSSSSSRKSKSPKGSKKVSARSWSSSRSVSSSSSSMSHAEIYDYKFTKNHIHQHAASKGASRGRMSSSSRTSSTGNSKASRSLSSSASGSRSSSASSRSSASSFQAIYNKNRYLGDSVPSAMAITVRAVRADGKKQGYQIEAYKDAAAARVQIIMAALAENENWKLCADGIMLSKHKVMAKFGWGAECQEYAAVVKAETGMMGASPAARVKLEWTKIPRAAKHYAHKIAAYVPGAALMAGINQGRPRNRAGQIKFTAAATSERTFNFIMKTPRMTLYKLAVALPFALPFGAGAAARPDQSIPSRIAEVNGVQCSLANDTLTTFNNRRYRNEMPISCYQVLAQDCTPELKFMILMKKDPVSEQQHFTVKLDDMDVDLYPSDSVLRMKINGKEVPTTSLPYEHPTGSIVIGQNGDGLSLYAASHGLHEVYFDKNTWKVRAADWMKGQTCGMCGKADGEVRQEFRTPSGRLTKNAVSFAHSWVLPAESCRDASQCYIKQESVKLEKQMILDGQESKCYSVEPVLRCLPGCSPQRTTPVTVGFHCIPTDSRVNMSGGLNSIGEKSIDLRETVEAHLACRCTDECA; the protein is encoded by the exons ATGTCCAGGAGTCTTCACATCCCTTTGGCCATGAGAGCAGTTGTTCTTGCCCTGACTCTAGCCCTTGTGG CGGGTCAACAGACTGCCCCAA CACCAGACTTTGGCACCAGTAAGACCTATGTGTATAAGTATGAAGCAGTGCTTCTGGGAGGTCTGCCTGAGGCAGGCCTGGCCAGAGCTGGAGTGAAAGTCAGCAGCAAGATTCTCATCAGTGGGGTCGCCCCGAATACCTACTTGCTCAAG CTCATGGACCCTCAGATCTTTGAGTACAGTGGCATCTGGCCCACAGACCCATTTGTCCCAGCTGCAAAGCTCACCCAGGCCCTAGCTGCTCAGCTGCTTATTCCCATCAGGTTTGAGTACACTAACGGTGTCGTAGGGAGGGTGTTTGCCCCTGAAGGAGTCTCTGCAACAGTTCTAAATGTCCACAGAGGTATCCTGAACATTCTTCAGCTCAACATCAAAAAGACCCAAAATGTGTATGAGCTGCAAGAG GCTGGTGCTCAAGGAACTTGCAAGACTGACTACATTATCAGTGAAGACGCAAAGGCAGAGCGCATTTACATTACCAAGTCCAAAGATCTGAACAACTGCCAGGAGAGAATAATGCAGGATATTGGCATGGCATACACAGAGACATGTGCCCACTGTCAACAG AACGGAAAGAACCTGAGGGGAGCTGCGGCTTACAACTATGTCATGAAGCCAACTGCAGCTGGTGCTCTGATTGCTGAAGCAACTGTTCAGGAGCTTCACCAGTTCACACCTTTCAATGAGATGACTGGAGCAGCCCAAATGGAAGCCAG ACAAGTCCTGACTTTCCTTGAGACCCAGAATGCTGCAGTTCAGCCTATCCAGGCAGAATACATAGCTCGTGGGTCCTTGGCATATGAATTTGCATCTGAGATTCTCCAGACACCCATTCAACTCATAAGGATCAGTAATGCTCAGGCTCAG ATTGTGGAAATCCTGAATCACCTTGTGGCAAACAACATGGCTGCTGTCCACGAAGATGCTCCCCTGAAGTTTGTGCAGCTGGTTCAGCTCCTCCGTGTAGCCAGCTATAAGAGTATTGATGCCATATGGGCTCAATCCAAGGCTAACCCTGATTTAAG ACGTTGGATCCTGGATGCTGTCCCTGCCATTGGAACACCAGTTGCGCTACAGTTCCTCGAGGAGAAGTTCCTGGCTGGTGACGTTACCACAGCTGAGGGGGCTCAGGCACTGTTGACTGCCGTGCAACTGGTCAAGGCTGACCAGTCCACCATTGAACTTGCAGCC AGCCTGGTATTCAACCCCAAGATTCAGACAAACCCCATTCTGCGTGAACTTGCAATGCTTGGTTATGGCTCCATGGTCTATAAGTTCTGTGCTGCACACCCCAGCTGCCCAGCTGATGTCATGAAg CCTGTCCATGACATTGCTGCAGAAGCTATTGATAAAGCCAATGTGACTGAGATCACCCTGGCACTGAAAGTTATGGGAAATGCTGGTCATCCTGCCAGTCTCAAGACAATCATGAAGCTCCTGCCTGGATTTggcactgcagctgctgcactcCCAACCAGTGTCCATGCTGATGCTGTGATGGCCCTGAGGAATGTTGCCAAATTTGAGCGTAAACGG GTCCAGGGAGAGGCTTTGAAGCTGTTCATGGACAGAGCCAATCATCCAGAGGTGCGCATGGTGGCCAGTATTGTGCTGTTTGAGACCAGGCCAACCATGGGTCTGGTGACTTCTATGGCTAACGCTCTGAAGAAAGAAGACAACCTACAAGTGGCCAGCTTCACCTATTCACATATGAAGGCCCTGACCAGGAGCACTGCCCCTGAATTTGCCCCAGT TGCTGCTGCTTGTAATGTTGCTGTGAAGCTCCTGAGCCCCAAATTAGACAGACTGAGCTACCGTTACAGCAAAGCAATCCACCTTGATGCGTACAGCA ctaACCTAATGGCTGGAGCTGCTGCCAGCGCATTCCTTGTCAATGATGCTGCCACCATTTTACCCAGGGCTGTTGTGGCCAAATTGCGTGCCTACTTTGCAGGAGCAGCAGCTAATGTTCTAGAG tTTGGAGCTAGAGCTGAAGGAATTCAGGAGGCTCTATTGAAAACACCTGGCGCTGCTGCTGGTACTGTTGGTGGTGCAAACAAGATCAATAGGATGAGGCGTGTCTTGAAGGCT CTCGCAGACTGGAAAGCAGCACCAGGAAACGAACCACTGGCCTCCATGTACTTCAAACTGTTTGGTCAAGAAATTGCCTTCCTGAACATGGACAAAGCCATGATTGATCAGGCAATGCAG TACACGGCTGACACTCCTGCAGCAGATGCAGATGCAATGTTGAAGCGTGTGCTGAATGCACTGCAGTCTGGAGCTGCAATCCAGTGGGCCAAGCCCCTGCTGGCTGCTGAGGTGCGTCGCATCTTCCCCACTGCCGCTGGAGTTCCCATGGAATTGAGTCTGTacactgcagctgtagctgctgctgctgccaacA TCAAAGCTATcctcacacctgcacctgctgaAGCATTCCATCTTTCTCAGCTGTTGAACACTGATATTCATTTGGAAGCCGAGATTACCCCAAG CTTTGCCATGCACACATTTGGTGTTATGGGAGTGAATACTGCCTTTATTCAGGCTGCAGTTATGGCCAGAGCTAAAGTGCACACCATCCTCCCTCTGAAGTTTGCTGCAAGAATCGACATTGCTCAAGGCAACTACAAGTTTGAAGCTTTGCCTGTTCAGGCTCCGGATCATATTGCAGCTGTGCG CTTTGAGACCTTTGCTGTGGCAAGAAATGTGGaagatgctgctgctgctagaaGCACTCCAATGGTGCCTGCGGCTCTAGCAGCCCAGCTGTCCAAGGAGAAGTTCACATCAAAGGCAGCAGATTCTGCGGTTGGTGGTTTT TCAAGGTCATCTGAAATCATTTATAATGATGCCAATGCTGGACCAAAAGTGAAGGCCATATCTGCAAGGGTTCAGCAGATGTACTGTGGCTCTAGCTCAACCTTTGGGTTGACAGCATGTGTTGAGGTTGCATCCCAGAATGCTGCGTTTATGAGAAACAGCCCTCTTTACACACTGGTTGGAAAACATGCAGTCATCGCTGCCATTAAACCAG cagcagcagctgaagcagcCATCGAAAAAGTGCAGATTGAAATCCAGTATGGACCCGAGGCAGCCtcaaaaataatcaaactgaTCACTCTGAAAGATGGAGAGGAAACTCCGGAGGGAAAGGGTGTCctgctgaaactgaaaaagatcCTGGCCACTGGAAAT AACCGAATGAGAAATGttaccagctcctcctccagctcctccagccacCGTGCACTGAGCCTCAGCAAGAGCAGCCATTCTTCTAGCTCTAGTTCCAGCTCTTCCTCTTCAGCTGCTTCTCAGCAcaagaaaaacagcaaacaccaggccAGTGCTAGCAAGATCAAGCAAACTcccagtagtagcagtagcagtagcagcagcagcagcagcagcagcagaaagagCAAGTCTCCCAAAGGCTCCAAGAAGGTCAGCGCCAGGTCCTGGAGTTCCAGTCGTTCTGTGAgttcctccagctccagcatGTCCCAC GCGGAAATCTACGACTACAAGTTCACCAAAAACCACATCCACCAG CATGCCGCCTCTAAAGGTGCATCCAGGGGCAGGATGTCCTCCAGTTCAAGAACCAGCAGCACTGGCAATAGCAAAGCCAGTCGAAGCCTGAGCAGCAGCGCCAGTGGAAGTCGGAGCAGCAGcgccagcagcaggagcagtgcTAGCAGCTTTCAGGCCATTTACAATAAG AACAGATACCTTGGAGATTCTGTGCCCTCTGCCATGGCCATTACTGTTCGTGCAGTGAGGGCTGATGGAAAGAAGCAAGGATACCAGATTGAAGCCTATAaggatgctgctgctgctagggTGCAGATCATTATGGCTGCTCTTGCTGAAAATGAGAACTGGAAGCTGTGCGCTGATGGCATCATGCTGAGCAAACACAAAGTCATG GCTAAGTTTGGCTGGGGAGCAGAATGCCAGGAATATGCAGCAGTTGTCAAGGCAGAGACTGGCATGATGGGTGCAAGCCCTGCAGCCCGCGTGAAGCTGGAATGGACCAAGATTCCCCGTGCTGCTAAGCACTATGCTCACAA GATCGCTGCTTACGTCCCTGGTGCTGCTCTCATGGCTGGAATAAATCAGGGCAGACCCAGGAACAGAGCGGGACAAATCAAATTTACTGCAGCTGCCACTTCTGAGAGGACCTTCAATTTCATAATGAAAACACCAAGG ATGACCCTGTATAAATTGGCTGTGGCCCTTCCCTTTGCCCTGCCTTttggagctggagctgctgctcgCCCAGATCAGAGCATTCCCAGTAGAATTGCTGAAGTCAATGGAG tgcagtgcagcctGGCCAATGATACCCTGACCACATTCAACaacagaaggtacagaaatgaaatgcCCATCTCTTGCTACCAAGTGCTGGCCCAGGACTGCACCCCAGAGCTTAAGTTCATGATTCTGATGAAGAAGGATCCAGTTTCTGAACAGCAACATTTCACTGTGAAGCTTGATGACAT GGATGTTGACCTGTACCCCAGTGACAGTGTATTGCGGATGAAGATCAACGGCAAGGAAGTACCTACCACCAGCTTACCTTATGAACATCCCACAG GTTCAATCGTCATTGGACAGAACGGTGATGGGCTGTCTCTCTATGCTGCCAGCCATGGCCTGCATGAAGTCTACTTTGACAAAAATACATGGAAG GTCAGAGCTGCTGATTGGATGAAGGGTCAGACTTGTGGAATGTGTGGAAAGGCTGATGGTGAAGTTAGACAGGAATTCCGCACTCCCAGCGGACGCTTGACCAAGAATGCTGTCAGCTTTGCCCATTCTTGGGTCCTTCCTGCAGAAAGCTGTCGTGATGCCAGCC AGTGCTACATAAAGCAGGAGTCAGTGAAGCTGGAGAAGCAGATGATTCTGGATGGACAGGAGTCTAAATGCTACTCTGTTGAGCCTGTGCTCCGCTGTCTGCCTGGCTGCAGCCCTCAGAGGACCACCCCTGTCACTGTTGGCTTCCACTGCATCCCCACTG ATTCCAGAGTGAACATGTCTGGGGGCCTGAACAGCATTGGTGAGAAGAGTATAGATCTTAGGGAAACAGTTGAAGCCCACCTGGCTTGCCGCTGCACAGATGAGTGTGCATAA